One Chitinophagales bacterium genomic window carries:
- a CDS encoding ABC transporter permease: MKTDRSSFTHYFWRQFKQNKGAYASLYFLAFLMLIAILAPVIANDRPLLIKYQKSFFFPAFTFRHSYQIKNSQNDSTETIDLNNNSWNQFYFETVIWAPIRYSPWKSDFMNANFTGPFEKQKFLNPSGLILPIPLSCRHWLGTGQRGNDLLAGLIYGTRVSITVGFISMGIAAFIGLILGSLAGFFGDRTFISTRGEFWMVILGICAGWFYGIQIWKGILSKTFSNSFVTILFEAIFILSDLIVFIGLFTYIGKWISKLPFLKNKIYIPVDSIISRLIEILVSLPVFMLILSLTAILKPSILNVILIIGFTSWTVIARLTRAEMLRVRNQEYIQSARALGYSQLRILLRHALPNAISPAIVTISFGIANAILLESSLSFLGVGVPHDLVTWGSLLNDARGNYHAWWMVIFPGLMIFSTVTGFNLIGEGLRDAFDPKLKK, translated from the coding sequence ATGAAAACTGATCGATCAAGTTTTACTCACTATTTCTGGCGTCAGTTTAAACAGAATAAAGGAGCATATGCTTCATTGTATTTTCTCGCATTTTTGATGCTCATTGCCATACTCGCACCGGTAATTGCAAATGACCGTCCGCTTCTGATTAAATATCAGAAATCCTTTTTTTTTCCTGCATTCACTTTCAGGCACTCATACCAGATAAAGAATAGCCAGAACGATAGCACTGAAACCATAGATTTAAATAACAATAGCTGGAATCAATTTTATTTTGAAACAGTGATATGGGCTCCAATACGGTATTCTCCCTGGAAGAGTGATTTTATGAATGCAAACTTCACAGGTCCCTTTGAAAAACAGAAATTTTTAAATCCTTCAGGTTTAATTTTACCAATTCCTTTAAGCTGCAGGCATTGGCTTGGAACAGGACAGCGGGGAAACGATTTGCTGGCAGGTTTAATCTACGGTACCCGAGTTTCAATTACTGTGGGTTTTATTTCAATGGGTATCGCAGCTTTCATCGGATTAATTCTGGGCTCGCTGGCAGGGTTTTTCGGAGATCGCACGTTCATCAGTACAAGAGGTGAATTTTGGATGGTTATCTTAGGCATTTGTGCAGGCTGGTTTTATGGAATTCAAATCTGGAAAGGAATCTTAAGTAAAACATTCAGCAATTCATTCGTCACCATATTATTCGAAGCCATATTCATCCTGTCTGATTTAATTGTATTTATTGGCCTGTTTACTTATATAGGAAAATGGATCAGTAAGCTACCATTCTTAAAAAATAAGATATACATCCCTGTTGATTCCATTATATCCCGTCTTATCGAAATCCTTGTTTCGCTTCCTGTTTTTATGCTTATTTTATCGCTTACTGCTATTTTAAAACCTTCCATCCTAAACGTAATACTTATTATAGGGTTTACCTCATGGACAGTAATAGCGAGGCTAACCCGTGCGGAGATGTTAAGGGTCAGAAATCAGGAATACATCCAGTCTGCGCGGGCATTAGGTTATAGCCAACTCAGGATTCTCCTCCGCCATGCATTACCCAATGCAATTTCACCCGCAATTGTTACCATTTCATTTGGGATTGCAAATGCCATACTGTTAGAATCATCACTGTCTTTCTTAGGTGTGGGTGTGCCTCACGATTTAGTAACATGGGGATCGCTGTTAAATGATGCAAGAGGTAATTACCATGCATGGTGGATGGTAATATTTCCGGGATTGATGATTTTTAGTACGGTTACCGGATTCAATTTGATAGGGGAAGGATTACGGGATGCTTTTGATCCAAAACTTAAAAAATAA
- a CDS encoding ABC transporter permease — MFKYLVNRILLFIPILILISILGFIINVNTPGDPVERLMTASPSEDIVNANTASQQQQRIYWRHRLGLDLPVFYFSVLPMAFPDTLYKIPDKNVRNAMAKLIYAYGNWKWIEQYHAALQELNRAQEEIVLDSGEKKKMSINEIHDAIIESRSKTYSLLAESNPALIKLKIEALSSLYYRYIFLNPSAALLKTVEEKFEKVVTSPGRWENFIPSIHFYSDNQYQRWLLGDGSALTGNHSIYSRGIIRGDLGMSYVTREPVMAEIKKHIGWSLILTLSSVFIAYLISILIGIKAAVRHGSRFDRRSSVILFLLHSMPVFWVATLLLLTFANVELFNWFPASGVKPVTGYPDQSSVFAKIKISLPYLILPLIAYTYSSLAYLSRIVRVAMLDVIHQDYIRTAKAKGLSERAVIYKHALRNAWLPLITVFSNIFPAAVGGSVILETIFTIPGMGLETFQAIQSQNYPVIVGVFTITGIMTLTGYLFADVLYAAADPRISFSAGTS; from the coding sequence ATGTTTAAATATCTGGTTAATCGCATACTTCTTTTTATTCCCATCCTTATCCTTATTTCAATTTTGGGATTTATAATAAATGTAAATACACCGGGTGATCCTGTAGAGCGTTTAATGACCGCTTCTCCATCTGAAGATATTGTAAATGCAAACACAGCATCACAACAACAGCAACGCATTTACTGGAGGCATCGTCTGGGTCTCGATCTCCCTGTTTTCTATTTTTCTGTTTTACCCATGGCCTTTCCGGATACCTTATATAAAATTCCGGACAAAAATGTACGGAATGCAATGGCTAAATTGATTTATGCATATGGAAACTGGAAATGGATTGAACAGTACCATGCCGCGTTACAGGAATTAAATAGGGCACAGGAAGAAATAGTTTTGGATAGTGGTGAAAAAAAGAAAATGTCAATAAATGAGATTCATGACGCTATTATTGAATCGCGTTCAAAAACTTATTCTTTATTAGCGGAAAGTAATCCGGCATTAATTAAGTTAAAAATAGAAGCCTTAAGCTCTTTGTATTACCGTTATATCTTTTTAAATCCTTCTGCTGCATTATTGAAAACGGTGGAAGAAAAGTTTGAAAAAGTGGTAACGTCGCCCGGGCGCTGGGAAAATTTTATTCCATCAATTCATTTTTATTCCGATAATCAATACCAGCGCTGGCTCTTGGGAGATGGCAGTGCGCTTACAGGAAATCATAGTATCTACTCACGGGGTATTATCCGTGGCGACCTTGGTATGTCCTATGTTACGCGCGAACCCGTAATGGCTGAGATAAAAAAACATATTGGCTGGTCATTGATATTGACGCTTTCATCTGTATTCATTGCCTACCTTATAAGCATTCTTATTGGCATAAAAGCGGCAGTAAGACACGGCTCCCGCTTTGACCGGCGTTCTTCTGTTATACTGTTCCTTTTACATTCTATGCCGGTATTCTGGGTAGCAACTTTATTACTATTGACGTTTGCGAATGTTGAATTGTTTAACTGGTTTCCAGCCTCTGGAGTTAAGCCTGTTACCGGGTACCCGGACCAGTCATCCGTGTTCGCGAAAATAAAGATCAGTTTGCCTTATTTGATTTTGCCGCTTATTGCCTATACGTATAGCTCCCTGGCTTATTTAAGCCGGATTGTGCGCGTAGCCATGCTGGACGTAATTCATCAGGATTATATTCGCACTGCTAAGGCAAAGGGATTGAGTGAAAGAGCAGTGATCTATAAACATGCACTCCGTAATGCTTGGTTGCCTCTTATCACCGTATTTTCCAATATTTTTCCTGCGGCAGTTGGCGGTAGTGTTATTCTTGAAACCATCTTCACGATACCTGGAATGGGGCTTGAAACATTTCAGGCAATTCAAAGTCAGAATTATCCGGTAATTGTCGGAGTATTTACTATTACAGGTATAATGACCCTTACCGGATATTTGTTTGCGGATGTATTGTATGCTGCCGCAGATCCAAGAATTTCATTTTCTGCCGGGACTAGTTAA